The Cucumis melo cultivar AY chromosome 6, USDA_Cmelo_AY_1.0, whole genome shotgun sequence genome includes a region encoding these proteins:
- the LOC127149919 gene encoding uncharacterized protein LOC127149919, with product MAVPSEKYFPATVSCQVHKIGSLIKDKLTKDQLQMFEKTIFGPLLNVNMVFNGQLIHHFLLRQIPEDGNADGICFSVLGKNVRFTQKEFNIITGLWPTNNPLEKDCDSKRLQSLLFGSENKKVITCLEIEEIFKNFEFTNDDDAVKVALAVFIETVMVGKDKKTQFDMDILGRVDDEEAFKSFDWSTFFYTRLLNSLKTSLQGKKEAYELKKTRSSKAVSYYNIKGYVLAFQVWAYEVLSTANEHLATRNSKGLIPRILRWNCTQAPSYKMLQNNIFDNKNTVVQPKLKMSTQEKAFMESRIRGDDNMQMEEDESIGAMNNKSLEQSDSSPQREQLSPQREQSQTVAEESEMHPITKKKHFRSKKSNDKEERSHSKSYKKLKKEIKEVRKDLSTLTSIVCRMDDTITKQSLELYEMKQMLERLVQNQTENQGNDHTDQNDNEYVVQEQHTQQQPTEEQHTEHQEETQREHQEERGSDISIDGRDADLLMTIRDISDSLSHQIQKESDLPQMITTVPYVSQPLALCELAPMDQTVQIVNEESQLETTKKQVEMKKNDEAVTLVEKEPVTVPDKDVEEKPIKRRKLCKIANKEVQHEDEQGNPPTTSAQIISVSTTPVPDVEIREVDPYNPMWKVDPKLWKEYLQWKKSRKTTHEERKVVSTTRKKDFFRQLEENTWVHGDTLDLLFAHLQNKMLHLKHHCKRSFRILHSSFLTGINKPDCIVWNHIFDTHLVTPDNKKAEWTDPTAHLTIWTEKDVEYYFNTAVGDYNDIPGWGDVNYVITCINIKEHWLAIAADMRKCRIYVFDSMPNYVEQKLVDEALQMPARCIASLAIAIGVNLHSDRFTYGPWPIRRSKATLQKGRSLDCGIFCTKFVECLVTASDLGCLTVPNMKLFRQQYVLELWANKYFC from the exons atggctgtacctagcgaaaagtatttccctgccactgtgtcatgccaagtgcacaagatcggcagtcttattaaggataaactgaccaaggaccagctgcaaatgttcgaaaaaacaatttttggtccattgctgaatgtgaacatggtattcaacggccagttgatccatcatttcttgctgaggcagatacctgaagacggtaacgcagatggaatctgtttctcggttttagggaagaacgtccgttttacccaaaaggaattcaacatcataactggattgtggccaacaaacaatccattggagaaagattgcgatagCAAGCGACTGCAGagtcttctattcggatcagaaaataagaaagtaataacatgcttggaaattgaggaaattttcaagaattttgagtttacaaatgatgacgatgctgtgaaggtcgccttggccgtctttatagaaactgtgatggtcgggaaggataagaaaacacagtttgacatggacattttgggaagagttgatgatgaagaagcatttaaaagcttcgattggtcaactttcttctacactcgtctgctcaacagtttaaagacaagtctccaaggcaaaaaagaagcatacgagctgaagaagacacgaagttccaaagcagtgtcatactataacatcaaaggctacgtccttgcttttcag gtgtgggcttatgaagtactctcaaccgcaaatgagcacctggccacaagaaacagtaagggattaatcccaaggatattgagatggaattgtacacaagctccatcttacaaaatgctgcagaataacatattcgacaacaaaaat actgttgttcaacctaaactcaagatgtcaacccaagagaaggctttcatggagagtcgaattcgaggggatgataacatgcaaatggaggaggatgaatccattggagcaatgaacaacaaatcattggagcaatcagactcatctccacaaagagaacAACTCTCACCCCAAAgggaacaaagtcaaacagtggctgaggagtctgaaatgcatccaatcaccaagaagaaacatttcagatcaaagaagtccaatgacaaagaagaacgaagtcattcaaaatcctacaagaaactgaagaaggaaataaaagaagttcgtaaggatttatccacactgacttctatagtctgtaggatggatgacacaatcacaaagcagtcattggagctgtatgaaatgaagcagatgctggagagattggtccag aatcaaactgaaaatcaagggaatgatcatactgatcagaatgacaatgagtatgttgttcaagaacaacatactcaacaacaacctactgaagaacaacatactgaacatcaagaggaaacccaaag ggaacatcaagaggaacgtggtagtgatataagcatagacggtagggatgcagacttgctaatgactataagagatatatcggatagtctaagtcatcaaattcagaaagaaTCAGACCTGCCACAGATGATTACTACCGTTCCAtatgtgagccaacctcttgcactttgtgaattggctccaatggatcaaactgtacaaattgtaaatgaagaatctcaactg gaaacaacaaaaaaacaggttgagatgaaaaaaaatgatgaagcagttactttggttgaaaaagaaccagtaactgtgcctgataaagatgtggaagaaaaaccaataaagagaagaaagctatgtaaaatagcaaataaagaggtgcaacatgaagatgaacaaggtaatccacccacaacatctgctcagatcatatcagtatctacaacacctgtcccagatgtggaaatcagagaagtagatccatataatccgatgtggaaagtggatccaaaattatggaaggaatacttgcaatggaaaaaatcaagaaaaacaacccatgaagaaaggaaagtagtctccacaaccagaaagaaagactttttcagacagcttgaagaaaacacatgggtacatggagac acattggatCTGCTATTCGcccacttgcagaataaaatgttgcatctcaagcaccattgcaagcgttcttttagaatattacattcctcttttctg actggaatcaataaaccagactgcattgtttggaaccacatttttgatactcatctggtgacaccagataataagaaagctgaatggacagacccaacagcacacctaactatatggacagaaaaagatgtcgaatactatttcaacactgctgttggtgattacaacgacataccagggtggggagatgtcaactacgtgattacctgcatcaacataaaagaacactggttggctattgcagctgatatgagaaaatgcaggatctacgtgttcgactcaatgccaaattatgttgagcagaaacttgttgatgaagctcttcaaatgcctgcacgatgcattgcctcactcgcgattgcaattggagtcaacctccattcagatcgtttcacatatggcccttggccaatacgcagatcgaaggccacattacagaaagggcgttcattggattgtggaattttctgtaccaaatttgttgaatgccttgtaactgctagtgaccttggttgtctaactgtgccaaacatgaaactgtttagacaacaatatgtgctggaactttgggccaataaatacttttgttaa
- the LOC103496156 gene encoding protein CYPRO4: MGSGQSREDVELSDSDDYKEEEEDDDDDDDEEEYQDADKELKPHSVSTTAKSTGTSSAIDDVDAKLKALKLKYGSSSSSPSPSPSKTPNSKNAVKLYLHIGGNTPRAKWIVSEKLSFYAFLKTANVDGHNDDDEEEDDDQGYNANSSGGRRWVLKVGAKVRALVSTEMQLKMFGDQRRVDFVNKGVWALKFPSGEQYRNFVTEFQDCLFENVYGLQATDENKVKIYGKEFIGWLKPEVADDSIWENADIEFEKSPSSSVRTKQDLIEEFEEAANGGVQSLTLGALDNSFLVNDSGVQVYRNLSHGIHGKGVSLKFGAGHSPNVWRSTPKKGLLMKAETNMLLMSPLKEGKPHTTGLEQLDIETGKIVTEWKFEKDGTDITMRDITNDTKGSQLDPSESTFLGLDDNRLCQWDMRDRRGMVQNISGSADNSTVLNWAQGHQFSRGTNFQCFATTGDGSIVVGSVDGKIRLYSKTSMRQAKTAFPGLGSPITHVDVTYDGKWILGTTDSYLILICTLFTDKDGNTKTGFSGRMGNRIPAPRLLKLTPLDSHLAGTDNTFHGGHFSWVTESGKQERHLVATVGKFSVIWDFHRVKNSSHDCYRNQQGLKSCYCYKIVLKDESIVESRFMHDKFAVSDSPEAPLVVATPMKVSSISLSGKR; the protein is encoded by the exons ATGGGTTCTGGCCAGAGCCGCGAGGATGTTGAGCTTTCAGACTCCGATGATtacaaggaagaagaagaagacgacgacgacgacgacgacgaagaAGAATATCAAGATGCTGATAAAGAATTGAAGCCACACTCGGTCTCTACCACCGCCAAATCCACTGGTACCTCATCTGCAATTGATGATGTTGACGCTAAACTCAAAGCTCTTAAGCTCAAGTATGgctcctcttcctcttccccttccccttccccttcTAAGACACCTAATTCTAAGAACGCTGTCAAACTTTACCTTCATATCGGTGGAAATACCCCCCGTGCGAAATGGATCGTCTCTGAGAAACTCTCTTTCTACGCTTTTCTCAAGACCGCGAACGTCGACGGACATAATGACGATGACGAGGAGGAAGATGACGATCAGGGTTATAATGCCAATTCCTCAGGTGGGAGACGTTGGGTACTCAAAGTGGGGGCGAAGGTCAGAGCGTTGGTTTCCACGGAAATGCAATTGAAAATGTTTGGCGATCAGCGGCGCGTCGATTTTGTTAATAAAGGTGTCTGGGCTTTGAAGTTCCCGAGCGGTGAACAGTATCGGAACTTCGTGACCGAATTCCAAGATTGCTTGTTTGAGAATGTTTATGGGCTTCAAGCGACTGATGAAAACAAGGTCAAGATTTACGGGAAGGAGTTCATTGGGTGGTTGAAGCCGGAGGTGGCTGACGATTCGATTTGGGAAAACGCGGATATTGAGTTTGAAAAAAGCCCCAGCTCGTCAGTGAGGACGAAACAAGACTTGATAGAGGAGTTCGAGGAGGCTGCTAATGGAGGAGTGCAGAGCTTGACATTAGGGGCGTTGGATAACAGCTTCTTGGTGAACGACTCTGGGGTTCAGGTTTACAGGAATCTAAGCCATGGAATTCATGGGAAGGGGGTCTCACTGAAATTTGGTGCAGGACATTCTCCAAACGTTTGGCGATCAACGCCAAAGAAGGGCCTTCTCATGAAGGCTGAGACAAATATGCTTCTCATGAGTCCATTGAAGGAGGGAAAGCCCCACACGACAGGTCTAGAGCAGCTTGATATCGAGACAGGGAAAATAGTAACAGAATGGAAGTTTGAAAAGGATGGTACAGACATTACAATGAGGGACATCACAAACGACACCAAAGGGTCGCAATTAGATCCTTCAGAGTCTACATTTTTGGGGTTGGATGACAACAGGCTTTGTCAATGGGACATGAGAGACCGTAGAGGAATGGTTCAGAACATTAGTGGGTCTGCTGATAATTCGACGGTTCTAAACTGGGCGCAGGGGCATCAGTTTTCAAGAGGGACGAACTTCCAATGCTTCGCTACAACAGGGGATGGTTCTattgttgttggatcggttgATGGGAAGATAAGGCTGTATTCGAAGACGTCGATGAGACAGGCAAAGACAGCCTTTCCGGGGCTTGGTTCGCCGATTACTCATGTGGATGTTACTTATGATGGGAAGTGGATTTTGGGGACGACAGATAGTTATTTAATACTCATCTGTACTTTATTCACTGATAAAGATGGCAACACGAAGACTGGGTTCAGTGGTCGTATGGGGAACAGAATTCCAGCTCCGAGGTTGCTGAAGTTGACTCCTCTGGATTCCCACTTGGCTGGAACAGACAATACATTCCACGGTGGCCATTTCTCTTGG GTAACCGAGAGCGGTAAACAAGAACGTCACCTCGTTGCAACAGTGGGAAAATTCAGTGTGATATGGGACTTCCATCGCGTAAAGAACAGTTCACATGACTGCTACCGGAATCAGCAAGGACTCAAGAGCTGTTACTGCTACAAGATTGTGCTGAAGGATGAGTCCATTGTTGAGAGCCGATTCATGCACGACAAGTTTGCTGTCTCCGATTCTCCAGAAGCTCCACTGGTTGTGGCTACCCCCATGAAAGTCAGCTCCATCAGCCTCTCTGGAAAGAGATGA
- the LOC107991461 gene encoding uncharacterized protein LOC107991461, translating to MVLITGYYYLCDAGYPNVEGFLGPYRGQRYHLQEWRGARNTPTNAKEYFNMKYYLARNVIECAFDVLKGRWAILRGKSYYHLQVQCHTILACFLLRNLINREMIYYDDVDDVDEGDSAYAMTTATEDIHYIETTNEWSQWCDELAESMFIDWQLRNT from the coding sequence ATGGttttaataacaggatattattatctgtgcgatgcggGTTATCCAAATGTAGAGGGATTTCTCGGCCCGTATAGAGGCCAACGGTACcacttgcaagagtggcgtggtgctaGAAATACACCAACAAATGCcaaggagtacttcaacatgaagtaCTATTTGGCAAGGAATGTCATTGAGTGCGCCTTCGATGTTCTTAAGGGTCGTTGGGCGattcttcgtggaaagtcgtaCTATCATCTGCAAGTCCAGTGTCACACCATACTAGCATGTTTCTTACTTCGCAATTTAATAAATAGAGAAATGATATATTACGACGACGTTGATGACGTGGATGAGGGGGACTCCGCATACGCGATGACCACCGCTACAGAAGACATTCACTACATTGAGAcgacaaacgagtggtctcagtggtGCGACGAACTAGCTGAATCGATGTTCATAGATTGGCAGTTGCGTAACACTtag
- the LOC103496157 gene encoding uncharacterized protein LOC103496157: MKVFQINDSTLTLALFTDVTNSKELLDSMQAGTLEPEVAFLNASLIPDVFPVLAAAHKTLVSKSRGSLTTRTLHSELVYNYSGSKHITESLRRCGISDSSSYVLAACFNTSPDEVKAIEKLVHGKEINLEELGERADQAQIQKHFKITGPELTLSSVGDAITCRIAARDAL, translated from the exons ATGAAAGTGTTCCAAATCAACGACAGCACCCTAACTCTCGCTCTCTTCACAGACGTCACCAATTCCAA GGAACTTCTTGATTCTATGCAAGCTGGAACTTTGGAACCGGAAGTTGCATTTCTCAATGCTTCACTT ATTCCAGATGTTTTTCCAGTACTTGCGGCTGCTCATAAGACACTTGTTTCTAAGTCAAGAGGTTCTCTGACCACCCGCACCCTTCATTCAGAACTTGTGTACAATTATTCGGGTTCAAAGCAT ATTACAGAGTCTTTAAGAAGATGCGGAATTTCAGATAGCTCCTCCTATGTTCTTGCGGCTTGTTTTAATACTTCTCCTGATGAG GTGAAGGCCATTGAGAAACTCGTACATGGTAAAGAGATCAACCTAGAGGAATTGGGAGAGAGAGCAGACCAAGCTCAGATACAAAAG CATTTTAAAATCACTGGACCAGAGTTGACGCTATCTTCAGTTGGAGATGCTATAACATGTAGGATCGCTGCGCGGGATGCATTGTAG
- the LOC127149920 gene encoding uncharacterized protein LOC127149920 yields MTPEEEQLKIASGELFENFRSSTIIQSKNGGSKRVREVVNDEDELKKSKKQKSKIKMKKAIRNLQDRVAVVEGQLNTIKSDIDELKGLMSTILKHIGLQRKGDEGDHKVSEGLEDEHIEVKKKGDEDVLEKKVDIGLEEPIDVVDDEDVIEIEPFLTQRPHVRPARRKRASVYLSTPFTTLPKRSLTSTTSTSESEAIVYDPMHKILDVHLDRLRAWITDKRTDDELRETFHGKKSKAFFRDLFMCRRWLSDEHLDALFLFIRLKIKAAGIPSSQNFTTADTIFMRILVSKWPLYKECIKENRPFDWDEEYRLVDYVVGSKVDFQDPWASVDYVYSPFNVHGNHWVLLCLDLVSCQVKVWDSLPSLTTAEEMTNILLPIRQLVPKLLDSTGFFDRRGRSSTYKEPWPVVIVDPIPLQRNNCDCGVFAIKYFEYIAAGVGLDTLCQENMSYFRKQLAFQVWTNTPMY; encoded by the exons atgacacctgaagaggagcaattgaaaattgcttcaggtgaactttttgaaaacttccgctcatctaccattattcagtcgaagaatggtggttcaaaaagagtacgagaagttgttaacgatgaagatgagttgaaaaagagtaagaaacagaagtccaagattaagatgaaaaaggctattcgaaatctccaagatcgagtagcggttgttgaaggccaacttaatactataaaatccgatattgacgaattgaagggcctgatgtcaaccatattgaagcacattggacttcaaagaaag ggtgacgaaggggaccacaaggtgtccgaaggcttggaggatgaacacattgaagttaaaaagaag ggtgacgaagatgtgttggagaagaaggttgatattggtttagaggagccaatagatgtcgttgacgatgaggacgtcatagagatagaaccatttctcactcaacgaccacacgttcggcccgcccgtaggaagcgtgcaagtgtttacctatcaaccccattcacaactctacctaaacggtctctgacatcaaccaccagcacctctgagtctgaagcaattgtttatgatcctatgcacaaaatacttgacgtccatttagatagacttcgagcttggattacagacaagcgtacagacgatgagctgcgtgaaacctttcatgggaaaaaatcgaaggcttttttcagagacttgtttatgtgtcgccggtggttgtcggatgag catttggatgcactttttcttttcattcgcttgaagattaaggcagccgggataccttcttctcagaacttcacaactgcagacacaatctttatg cgcattttagtttcgaagtggcccctatacaaagaatgtatcaaagagaatcgcccgtttgactgggacgaagagtataggttggttgactatgttgtcgggtcaaaagtggacttccaagatccttgggcaagtgttgattacgtttactctccattcaatgtccatggcaaccattgggttctattatgcttggatttggtaagttgtcaagtgaaggtatgggattcgcttccgtcacttacaactgccgaagagatgacaaacatattactgcccattcgacagttggtgccaaagttgttagatagtactggcttctttgataggagaggtagatcatcgacatacaaggaaccttggccagttgtcattgttgacccaattccacttcaacgaaataattgtgattgtggcgtattcgcaattaagtattttgagtacatagctgctggtgttggtttagatacattatgtcaagaaaacatgtcatactttagaaaacaattagcatttcaagtatggaccaacactcctatgtattga